The stretch of DNA CCTAATAGCCACCGCGGCCGCGCGAGACCTGGTCAGGGGTCTCGCGGGCCGCTGCACAAGAATTCCATCTCTTATTGAAACGGAAAAACTGTCCAAAGATTGGGGTCCACTTCAATCGATGGTTGGAGAATCAAGTCCGACTGGAAAGGCTTTAAAGGCAGGGTAGGATGCTTTCGGCGCCAACACGTCAATCGCCCGCGATTGACAGGTTGCCCCGAGCGATTCAAGCGGACTCGCCCGATTAGCACGCGGGCCAGAGAGTTCACAACCACGCTTACCAAAAGCAGCACCAACCCGAGTTCGACCAAGGCAGACAGATAGAGGTCGTAGGTCGCTTCCGTGAACTCGTTAGCAATGACACTGGCAATCGAATTGCCCAGGGCGAATGGGGAAAGGTCGATAATGGAACGGTTGCCGATGAGCATCGTTACGGCCATCGTCTCGCCCAGCGCCCGCCCCAAAGCCAGGAAGCAACCGCCTGTGATTGCAGGCCGGGCATGTGGGAAGACGACCGACCAAATCGCCTTTAGGCGGGTAGCGCCGAGTGCTAATGCCGCTTCTCGCTGCGCGTGGGGGACTGCGCGGCAAGCCTCGTAGGAAACGGCGGTTGAGTAGGGTACGATCATGATCGAAAGAAGAAGACCTGCAGGTAGAATTCCAACTCCGCCATGGTTCGGTCCGCCAATGGCGGTGATGAGCCCTTGTAAGACTGGGGCCAGCACGAACAGCCCCCAGAAGCCATACACGATACTCGGGACGGCGGCCAGCATCTCGATTAGGAAGGAACCCATGCGACGAAGCCAGCGGGGCGCGATTTCAGACAAGAACGCAGCCGTCCCGACACCCAGCGGGGCCGCGATCAGGATGGCAATGATCGACGTGGCGATGGTGCCGTAGATGAAGGCGAGCGCCCCGAACTGTCGGTGCGTCGGCTCAGGATCCCAAGTCGTACTCATGAAGATGCGGCCGCCTAGGGTTTGGATCGCCAACCACGATTGCCTCAATAGAACGATCATGAGTAGCGCGGCCAGTACGATGACCAGCATGGCTGCGCTCTGGCAGAGCATGCGAAATGCGACATCGACCATCCGACAAAGGCTTGATGATTTTCGCGGGGGGCGACGGTGACTCCTCTTGGGCCGATCGATCCGATCTATTTCGACTGGTAGAAGAGGTATTGTGGTGAGATGGGCAGATCGAGAATTGCCCGGCAAGACTTCCATGACGAGTTCCTCGACATTGTTGTTGACGTCAGCGGCCAAACTGCACTTGGTTCAGTTTCTTCTCGACACGCTCGACGAGGCCTTGAGGCAGGCGAGCAAAATGAAGTTCAGCGGAATATTGTTGTCCCTCGTGGGTGACCCAACGGAGGAAATCGACCACGGCCCTGCCCCCTTCGGCAGGTTGGTTCGTATAGAGAACGGCCCAGACTGTGCCACTGATGGGGTATGCTCCACTACTCGGCTGGTCGGTGAGAGAGTAACGCAAGTCGTCGGGGATTTCGGCGAGAGCACCATTCGCCGCCGCAGTCACGGATTCCAGGTTGGCGTGGACAAACTCTGCTTCCTTATTACGCACCAAGCCGTAATTGATTTTGTTCTGCAGCGCATACGTCAATTCGATGTAACCGATACTGCCCGATGTGCGTTTGACTTGGCCGGCAACGCCTTCGTTACCCTTTTGGCCTACACCAGTCGGCCAGTTGACCGACGTGCCGATGCCGACCTGTGTCTTACAAGCCGGGCTGACCTTGGCCAGGTAATCGGTCCAGATGAAGGTGCTGCCGCTGCCATCGGAGCGGCGGACGACGGCGATATCCTTGTTGGGGAGGGTGGCGTCGGGGTTGAGATCTCGTATTGGCTTTTCGTCCCATTTAGTGATTTTGCCAAGGAATATGTCCGCCAGGACCGGACCCGTGAAGCGGAGCGGTGCTTGGACCTCGTCGAGATTGTAGGCGGGCACGATGGCACCCATGGTCAGCGGGATGTGAAGGACTTCGCCACCTGTTGCGCGTGCCTTTTGCAACTGCTCATTGTTCAGTGGCGCATCGGTACAGCCGAAGTCGAAGGTCTTGACGGTCATCTGCTGAATGCCTCCTCCGGAGCCGACCGACTGGTAGTTGACCTTGACACTTTTCGATTTGTCGTATTCGCTAGACCATTTGCTCATCATCGGGTAGGCAATTGGCCCGTTATTCTGGCCGAAGCCCGCGCTGACCATAAAGTCATTCTGTTTGCGGATGGGCTGATTTGCTACTATCGGGTGCCAAGTATCCACCTGCAAGTCGGAACTGGGAAAGAACTGGGATGCCGTGCGGGCCGGGGCGCAAAAGCTCTCGCGTGCCAGCGCCATCCTGCACAAGCTCGACCCGAAGACCTATCCCTCTGCCGACTCATGGGCGCACGCCCAGCGCAACCGGGATGCGTCGATCTCGGTGAGCAAGGTCGTCGAACGCACCTTCGAGTTGTGGGGACGCAGGCGACCGGGCAAAGCCCTGGTCTTCATCATTGACGAAGTGGGGCAGCACGTGGCCCGCAGCGGCGACAAGATCGAAGACCTGCGTGCGACCATCGAAGAGTTTGGCAAGGTTGGGAAGAACTGCCGCTGACCCTGTGCGTCTCGGACGATGCCGACGAACTCACCAAACGCATCGAGGAGATTCGCACGGAGAGTCAACAGAAATCCCACGAGAACGATCTCTACTGGCTGTTCTGCCTCACGCCTGAAATTGATGAACTTGTCTCCCAGCTTCACGCCTCTCGGAAGATGGTGGACAAGTACGCTCCCTATGGCTGGGAACGTGACATGCTGCGGCTGATCCTCGCCACGCTGTTCCGGGCGGGCGAGATCGACGTCTCACCTACCAAGGCAACCGATACCACAACTATCAAGACCCAGCCTCTCGCACGCCGTTGACCAGCAATACTGGTTTCAAGTCGTCGCTCTTGGGTGTTTGTGATGCGAAAGAATGCAGGGAGGCATGTAATGCGCTCACGGAAAAGGTTGTGGTGAAAATTGGCGAGATTACGCTTGCAAAGATTCTGATGCACGACCCTGAACGTTTTATGGGCAACAGAAAGAGTCTTACGGCATATAGCAATATGACCTTCTCAATAAGGCAACGGTCGCGGCGTAATGTGCCCTAGGACAGACGACCTCCTTGAGCGCTTCCAGCGTGGCGCGCTGGGTGTGGCCGCGGCCAGTGTACAAAGTCTTTGATGAAGCCCACTATGTCGACGACCACGGCGTCGAAGATGGCTTTGCCCTTATCGGCCGTCCCAAGCGTGGGAGTGTCTAAATTACCAGTTGTTGTCATTGAAGCAAAACGTTGGTACAAGGCTACTCGTTTAGTTCCTGTCAGCCAGGGGCTGTCAATTGCGGGCGCAACATCCGACGCCTTGGTGATATCTACCAATTCGGGCCGAAGCCAGAGCATCAGCGATGTCTCATATTCACATGCATGGCTGATCGCTGGACTCTGGAGGCAAAGCTGTTCGCGATCAGGCTTGCCGACAGTCCACCAACTTGCCATCGCCAGCAATGCATCCTGAGCCAATTCATCCGTCGATGCCAACTCCATCAGCGCTTGGGCGGCGGGCGTTTCGTTGCCGCCATGTCCGTTCAAGAAAAATAGCCGCTTGAAGCCCGAATGTAGAATTGACGTCGTCAAGTCTTGCAGCAGACGGGTGTAGAGAGAGGGTCGTATGGAAAGCGTTCCGGGAAAATCGAGGTGATGGTGACTGGAGCCCAACCAGAGCGTAGGAAGCATTAGCACTTGATTTTCAAGTTCGGCTTCGAGTGCGTCGGCGATGGCCGAAACCTGCAACGTATCGGTGCATAACGGCAAATGATGCCCGTGCTGCTCGACCGAGCCCAGAGGAATCACCACGGGTAGTTGCTTATCGAGGGCTTGCACGGCCGGCCACTTCAATTCTTGCCATTTCACGAATCTTCTCCGTTGTTTTGGCCGCAGCGTCGGATAGCAACCGCGTCGATTTCAATCGAAATGCCTGCGCCTAGCACCGATTGGACTGTCGCCCACGCGGGAAACGGTTGCGCGAAGAATTCCCAGTAGACAGTGTTGAAGCTGGTAAAGTCTTTGATATGTGGATTGCCCGCGGCTTTGCTACTGGCAGGTATTGCTTGCTTTTTGGCCATCGACAATCTCCACAGCACAATCGTTCGATTTGAATAGAAAAAACGGAAGCTTTCAGCATTCGCCCTTGAGCGCCAACTCAATGTCTTCAGAAGCGAGCCGCCAGGTGTTATCAAGATTTGCCACTACATTCAGCATGAATCGCTCGCATTCGTCGAGGGCCCGGCGGCCATCGCCTAAGTGATCAGCGAGGATGGCCAGCGCAAGTTGCCGCGGCCCGTCGCCTTCATACGTCCATTCAAACCCAGCTGCCGAGAACGTCTTTAAGTCGAACCGAGGATCGAGCGGCCAACCGTTGACCGTTGCCATGGCCCCCTCAAGATGTCGGCCGCCTTCGTAGATTTTTATCATTTGCTGTTCCTGGCCCTTTCACCGGCGCAACTGTCCCTTACAAGTCGGCCACTCGGACCCAACTGCCCAGGCCAACGGCGAAAAGAATACTCACCAGCCAGCGCGCCGGTTCGCTCCATAATAGCTCGCCAGTAATCAGCATGGACAGCACCAAGACGCCAACGCCGACGATGATACCGCCGGTCAGCGAGGCCTGTGAACGCTTGAGCTTTCTAGTTTTGCTCATATCCATGTTTACCAACGGCTTCATGGCGACGAAATCGGTGTGCTTTCCGATTCAAGGGAGGGGTAGTCCCGCACGGGACTCATCGATGGATCCGATGATCTGACGAGGCTTCGGCTTAACGTATCGCTGCGAGTATCCATTGAACAAATGCCCCACCACGCCCCGGTTCAAATCGGAGGTGCCGAAGAGCCAGTCGGCAAATGGATACGTCAGGTTAAAGTTTCGTTCCATCATTTGGTGCGTGTCATGATGCGCAATGTGGTGCCGCCGAATCGTGTTGACAAAAGGCATATACCGAATGAGCGAATCGTTCTTCACGTGACAACAGAAATGAAAAAACTCATAGTTAAGGTAGACGGCAACATTCGTGATCAAAAGCAGCCAGCCGGCGTCCTTCAATCCAACGAACATCAATAATGCCGCCGGTGGCACAGATGTCAGAATAAATGTCATCAAAGCGTAAGGTGGAAAGAAAACGATGCGAAAGTCTCGCAGGTTGTCGATCGTCGGTTCACGATCGGTGAAGAACTGATGGTGCACTAGCGTGTGCCGAGTGTAAATGGCCATGAAGAAGTTGTTAAAGCCTTTGATTGGCCGGTGCATCACGCAGCGGTGAATCCACCCCTCGAAAAGATTGCCGCCAATCAAGGCGATGGGCACGATCAGCCATTCATACCAGGCCGGCTGCTGAATTCGTCGCGAGCAGTACCAGATCGCCGCGATGCCGATCGCGTAGATCATCAACACGTGCAGTGGCCCATTGTACAATCTCGCGATCCGTTGCCGAAAGTCGTCACGAAAAGCCGCTTGCCGTCGTGACATCATCGCGCTCATGTTGGTTCTCCTGATCACTCAATGACAGCGATTTCCGCCCAGTCGCGGATTTTCAGGTCCACTCGCCAATGCCTGCCTTCGCGATTAATCGTGGCACGCAATTCCACAGGGGCACCGCGAAGATCAAACACATGCACCGACGGTCTGTCAGGCCCTAAAAAGGGGATTGTTCCGCTCACGCAACTGATGGTGCGCTCCTTGCCGACTAACCACCCGCTATGTAGCTCCACGGGTGTGAAAGGAAACATGCGGTTGAGCGGTCCATATTCGCCGGCGCCGGGGCCCGACTCGGGAATTTGCGTGCCATAGTAAAAATACAACATCCCGTTTCGGAGGTAGGCGATCGCGCCTTTCATCACCGTTCGAGCGTATTGGTCCTGCGCGTCGAGACGTTCTGGCCGGAATCCCAAACCAATCGGTGTACTGAAGTGCCCCTGCGTGGGGTAATAGCTGGCGGGCGGCTCTTCATCGTCGCCCATGGCTGCCGGATTGAAGAACCATTCCGATTCGTTAAACCGGTGGATTCGCACCGACTGCATGCGCTGCGTCGCTGGAAACGTGTTGGCGAGCATGAACCTTTCGCGCCCGACGACGTAATCCGCAAGGCTGCGCCGCGCGTCGATGCCGACCAGCGCGGCGTCCGTGTATTGCCGCGTGATGCGGCCCGTAGCGCGATCGATGTCTACCGTCGTGCCATCCCAGGCGTGGTGCGAATAGCGCTGGGCGTTGTCGAACGCCATGTTGAACT from Pirellulales bacterium encodes:
- a CDS encoding creatininase family protein; translated protein: MKWQELKWPAVQALDKQLPVVIPLGSVEQHGHHLPLCTDTLQVSAIADALEAELENQVLMLPTLWLGSSHHHLDFPGTLSIRPSLYTRLLQDLTTSILHSGFKRLFFLNGHGGNETPAAQALMELASTDELAQDALLAMASWWTVGKPDREQLCLQSPAISHACEYETSLMLWLRPELVDITKASDVAPAIDSPWLTGTKRVALYQRFASMTTTGNLDTPTLGTADKGKAIFDAVVVDIVGFIKDFVHWPRPHPARHAGSAQGGRLS
- the pstS gene encoding phosphate ABC transporter substrate-binding protein PstS codes for the protein MVSAGFGQNNGPIAYPMMSKWSSEYDKSKSVKVNYQSVGSGGGIQQMTVKTFDFGCTDAPLNNEQLQKARATGGEVLHIPLTMGAIVPAYNLDEVQAPLRFTGPVLADIFLGKITKWDEKPIRDLNPDATLPNKDIAVVRRSDGSGSTFIWTDYLAKVSPACKTQVGIGTSVNWPTGVGQKGNEGVAGQVKRTSGSIGYIELTYALQNKINYGLVRNKEAEFVHANLESVTAAANGALAEIPDDLRYSLTDQPSSGAYPISGTVWAVLYTNQPAEGGRAVVDFLRWVTHEGQQYSAELHFARLPQGLVERVEKKLNQVQFGR
- the pstC gene encoding phosphate ABC transporter permease subunit PstC, whose product is MLVIVLAALLMIVLLRQSWLAIQTLGGRIFMSTTWDPEPTHRQFGALAFIYGTIATSIIAILIAAPLGVGTAAFLSEIAPRWLRRMGSFLIEMLAAVPSIVYGFWGLFVLAPVLQGLITAIGGPNHGGVGILPAGLLLSIMIVPYSTAVSYEACRAVPHAQREAALALGATRLKAIWSVVFPHARPAITGGCFLALGRALGETMAVTMLIGNRSIIDLSPFALGNSIASVIANEFTEATYDLYLSALVELGLVLLLVSVVVNSLARVLIGRVRLNRSGQPVNRGRLTCWRRKHPTLPLKPFQSDLILQPSIEVDPNLWTVFPFQ